In one Acomys russatus chromosome 15, mAcoRus1.1, whole genome shotgun sequence genomic region, the following are encoded:
- the Ankrd34a gene encoding ankyrin repeat domain-containing protein 34A encodes MLHTEGHALLRAVGQGKLRLARLLLEGGAYVNEGDAQGETALMAACRARYDDPQNKARMVRYLLEQGADPNIADRLGRTALMHACAGGGGAAVASLLLAHGADPSVRDHAGASALVHALDRGDRETLATLLDACKAKGTEVIIITTDTSPSGTKKTRQYLNSPPSPGVEDPAPAPPSPGVCTSPSEVQLQTAGGGRGLLSPRTQEEEEKRDIFEFPLPKPPDDPSPSEPLPKPPRHPPKPLKRLNSEPWGLVAPPQPVPPAEGRPGMERLATEFNGLTLTGRPRLSRRHSTEGPEDPPPWAEKVTGGGPLSRRNTAPEAQESGLPSGLRQKLSRMESVELDTPGHFCPDSPESSRLSLERRRYSASPLTLPPAGSVSSPRQSQESLPGAVSPLSGRRRSPGLLERRGSGTLLLDHISQTRPGFLPPLNVSPHPPIPDIRPQAGGRAPSLPAPPHSGAPGSPRTKRKLVRRHSMQTEQIRLLGGFQSLGGPGEPGR; translated from the coding sequence ATGCTGCACACCGAGGGCCACGCTCTTCTTCGGGCGGTCGGTCAGGGTAAGCTACGCTTGGCCCGTTTGCTTCTGGAAGGAGGAGCCTACGTGAATGAGGGTGATGCCCAGGGGGAGACTGCGCTAATGGCGGCCTGTAGGGCCCGCTACGACGACCCTCAGAACAAGGCACGGATGGTACGCTACCTCCTGGAGCAAGGCGCGGACCCCAACATCGCAGACCGTTTAGGACGCACCGCGCTCATGCACGCTTGCGCCGGGGGTGGGGGAGCCGCAGTGGCCTCTCTGCTCCTTGCCCACGGCGCAGACCCCTCAGTCCGAGATCACGCTGGCGCCTCTGCGCTTGTCCACGCCCTGGACCGGGGGGACCGCGAGACCCTTGCCACGTTGCTGGACGCCTGTAAGGCCAAGGGCACGGAGGTCATCATCATAACCACGGATACCTCGCCCTCGGGCACCAAGAAGACCAGGCAGTATCTCAATTCCCCACCGTCCCCGGGGGTGGAGGACCCTGCACCCGCTCCTCCCAGCCCAGGGGTCTGCACGTCGCCTTCGGAAGTCCAACTGCAGACTGCAGGAGGAGGACGCGGGTTGTTATCCCCTCGAacccaagaagaagaggagaaaagagacatatttgaaTTCCCTCTTCCTAAGCCCCCTGATGACCCTTCCCCTTCCGAGCCTCTCCCCAAGCCTCCCCGACATCCTCCAAAACCACTCAAAAGGCTCAACTCGGAGCCCTGGGGCCTTGTGGCTCCTCCTCAACCTGTCCCTCCTGCGGAAGGGAGGCCGGGTATGGAGCGCCTGGCGACTGAATTCAACGGCCTGACCCTGACGGGTAGACCGCGTCTTTCTCGGCGTCACAGCACCGAAGGCCCGGAGGACCCGCCCCCATGGGCGGAGAAAGTGACGGGCGGGGGTCCTCTGTCGCGCCGGAACACAGCGCCCGAGGCTCAGGAGTCTGGTCTTCCTTCAGGGCTAAGGCAAAAACTGAGCCGCATGGAGTCGGTGGAGCTCGACACTCCTGGACATTTTTGCCCTGACTCGCCCGAGTCCAGCCGCTTATCCCTGGAGCGCCGGCGATACAGCGCCTCTCCGCTGACCCTCCCTCCAGCGGGCTCAGTTTCCTCCCCGCGCCAGTCCCAGGAAAGTCTGCCCGGGGCTGTATCCCCGTTGAGCGGACGGAGGCGGAGTCCTGGGCTGCTGGAGCGCAGGGGTTCCGGGACCTTGCTCCTGGACCACATCTCGCAAACTCGACCGGGTTTCTTGCCTCCTCTCAACGtcagcccccaccctcccatccccgaCATTCGCCCCCAAGCCGGAGGTCGGGCACCCTCACTGCCTGCCCCTCCTCACTCTGGGGCACCAGGATCTCCTAGGACCAAGCGCAAGTTGGTGAGACGCCACTCCATGCAGACTGAGCAGATTCGCCTGCTAGGGGGTTTCCAGAGTCTAGGCGGGCCAGGGGAACCAGGGCGCTGA